The Corynebacterium halotolerans YIM 70093 = DSM 44683 region GTTCAACCTCTACAACGGGATGTGGCCGATCCACTCCACCGACAACAAGAACCTCCCGCCGGCGAAGTTCACCCAGGGCGGCATCGCCCAGTCCTCCATGGTTGCCCCGGGCTCCATCATCTCCGGTGGTACCGTCCGCAACTCCGTGCTCTCGGGCGATGTGCACGTCGCGGAGGGGGCAACCGTCGAGGGCTCCGTCCTCATGCCGGGCGTGCGTATCGGCAAGGGCGCGGTCGTCCGCCACGCCATCCTCGACAAGAACGCCTACGTCCGTGAGGGCGAGATCATCGGCGTGGACCGGGCCCGCGACGAGGCGCGCTTCAAGATCAGCCCCGGCGGCGTCGTGGTCGTCGGCAAGAACCAGGTGGTCTAGGGCGCTTACCGACGCCCACCCGGCTCACCCGAGGCCGGTCCCGCGACACCGAGGTCGCGGGACCGGCCTCTTGTGTGTGGGCAGTGGGGCAGGGGGCAATCAGATCTTGGTCACCAGGGTCAGGCCCGCGCCCAGCGGCAGGCGCGTGACGACCGCGTCCTCGAGTTCGTGGACCTGCTGGTCGGCCTCGCGCGCGGCGGCGGTGTCGCGGTCACGACGGGACTCGTCGGCGAGCGTGCCGTCGAGGAGGGCGTCGGCCAGGACGAGCGTCCCGCCCTTGGCCAGCAGGGGCCAGGCGGCGGTGATCGTGGCCGACAGCTCCATGGGAGGAACCTCGGCGTAGACCAGCTGGTAGGCGTTGGTGGCCAGGCGTCCCATCACGTCCAGCGGGCGTGAGGGCAGGAACCGCACGCGGGAGGGGGAGTAGCCGGCGGCGCGGAAGATGCTGCGCGCCTGCTTCTGATGCTCGGCCTCCGGGTCGATGCATGTCAGTGCGCCGCGCCCGCCGAGGCCGCGCAGGATGTACAGGCCCACCACACTGGCGGCCGGGGTGACGGCGACGGCGCCGGCGGATTTCTCCGTGGCGGTGGAGGCGGCGAGGGTCGTCAGCAGCTGCCCGGTCACCTCGTCGGGGACGGTCAGGCCGAACTCCGCGGCGTCGTGACGCGCCTCGGCGAGGGCCTCGGGCGTCTCCGTCGTGGACTCGATGTAGGAGCGCAGTGCATCAAAAGCCGTGTCAGTCACGCGGTCAAGTCTAGATCCCCGGAACGCTGAGGGGGCCGGACACTCCCTCCCACCAGCGAAGTTGTGACGGGTGGGAGAAGTGGGGACAGAGTGCCGTGTCCTCACAGTGTTTTTCCAGATCGCTGTGTAGTGTTATTCAGTCCGGTCCGGCACAATACATGTCATGACGAGAGATGAGAGCACGTCCGACGTACCGGGTCCCCAAGACAACGAGGAGCTGTCCGGCACCGCCGCGTTCGACGCCGGGCAGGGCGATATGCCGGGCTGGGGGGAGCTCGTCGCCGAGCACGCCGACAGCGTCTACCGTCTCGCTTTCCGTCTCTCCGGCAACCAGCACGACGCCGAGGATCTCACCCAGGAGACCTTCATGCGTGTGTTCCGTTCGCTCAAGAAGTACCAGCCCGGCACTTTCGAGGGTTGGCTGCACCGCATCACGACGAATCTGTTCCTGGACATGGTCCGCCACCGGAACAAGATCCGCATGGAGGCCCTTCCGGAGGACTACGAACGCGTGCCCGGCACCGAGATGACCCCGGAACAGGCCTACAACGTGGCCAACCTGGATCCGGCGCTGCAGGACGCGCTCGACACCCTCGGCCCTGATTTCCGCGTCGCGGTCGTCCTCTGTGACGTGATCGGCATGACCTACGACGAGATCGCCGACACCCTCGGCGTGAAGATGGGTACCGTCCGTTCCCGCATCCACCGCGGACGCTCCCAGTTGCGCGCCAGCATCGAGGCCGCGGCCCGGGAGAGCGAGGACGCCAAGCTGCTGCTCCCGACCCGCTGATCCTGAAAAGGAGTAGCCTGTCTGGGGAATAGGTGAGGAGGTCCGAAGTCCCGATGATGGAACCGAGAGCGCGGCAGCGATCCGGCTCACTGAAGAAGGCGACGGCCAAGGCCGGCAGTGCCGCGCGATCAGCCGCCAAGGTTGTCCCGGCGGGGAGCCGGGCAAGCGGTCGATCCAAGGCGAAGGTCCGGCCCCGGTCGCGCAAGAAGAATTTCGCCTCCGTGGAGCACCTGTCCCCGGAGGCGGTGGCGGCGTTCGTGGACGGTGAGCTCAGCGACTGCGCGTGCCACCGGGCCCGTGTACATCTCGTGCACTGCCCCGAGTGCCGCGCGGAGATCCACCACCAGCGTGGCGCCTCGGAGTGGCTGCGCGGCTCCAACACCACCGACGAGGTGCGCGCCCCCAGCGATCTGCTGGCGCGCCTGACCGGTATCGCGACCACCCCGATACACCCCGGCCCCGACGCCGAATCCATGCCCTACCAGCGGCCGGAGGGGCTGCTGGACAAGTTCGAGGTGCTGATGCGCGCCGTCAAGCGCAACCAGACCCAGCGCAGCGACTGACCCGGCGGGCCGCGCCCGCGGGGCCCGGGGTGGCGGCGTTCGGGGGCCCCACGTCTCACCCACGGAAGCCTGGTTGAGCGCTCGCCGCCGCGGCGGACTAAGGTGGATGTGTGTTTTCGAGTATCGGTTGGGGTGAAATCATCACCCTGGTGGTCGTCGGCCTGATCATCATCGGCCCAGAGCGTCTCCCTGGATTCATTGAGGATGTGCGCGCCGCGATCTTCGCCGCCCGCCGCGCGATCAATAACGCGAAGGCCGAGCTCAACGGTGAACTGGGCCCGGAGTTCGACGAGTTCCGCAGGCCGCTCCAGCAGGTCGCCGAGTGGCAGCGGATGGGCCCGCGGGCGGCGTTGACGAGGACCCTGTTCGACGGCGACGAGGAGTACCTCGACACCTTTGACCCGAAGAAGATGATGGAGGAGGACCCGCAGGCCGCCTCCCGCCCGCCACGACAGGGACAACCGGCGCAGCAGCCGCCGACCCCGGCGCCGCCCGCACAGCCCGGCCCCTCCGGCCCGTCTGGATCAGGGCACGATGGGCCAGGCACCCCCAGGGGGAACTACGCCGAGGGCGGCGGCTTCTCCTGGGCGGACATCACCTGACCGCCCGGCCCGCCCGGACATGGGGAA contains the following coding sequences:
- the tatB gene encoding Sec-independent protein translocase subunit TatB, with product MFSSIGWGEIITLVVVGLIIIGPERLPGFIEDVRAAIFAARRAINNAKAELNGELGPEFDEFRRPLQQVAEWQRMGPRAALTRTLFDGDEEYLDTFDPKKMMEEDPQAASRPPRQGQPAQQPPTPAPPAQPGPSGPSGSGHDGPGTPRGNYAEGGGFSWADIT
- a CDS encoding O-methyltransferase; translation: MTDTAFDALRSYIESTTETPEALAEARHDAAEFGLTVPDEVTGQLLTTLAASTATEKSAGAVAVTPAASVVGLYILRGLGGRGALTCIDPEAEHQKQARSIFRAAGYSPSRVRFLPSRPLDVMGRLATNAYQLVYAEVPPMELSATITAAWPLLAKGGTLVLADALLDGTLADESRRDRDTAAAREADQQVHELEDAVVTRLPLGAGLTLVTKI
- a CDS encoding anti-sigma factor family protein produces the protein MMEPRARQRSGSLKKATAKAGSAARSAAKVVPAGSRASGRSKAKVRPRSRKKNFASVEHLSPEAVAAFVDGELSDCACHRARVHLVHCPECRAEIHHQRGASEWLRGSNTTDEVRAPSDLLARLTGIATTPIHPGPDAESMPYQRPEGLLDKFEVLMRAVKRNQTQRSD
- the sigE gene encoding RNA polymerase sigma factor SigE translates to MTRDESTSDVPGPQDNEELSGTAAFDAGQGDMPGWGELVAEHADSVYRLAFRLSGNQHDAEDLTQETFMRVFRSLKKYQPGTFEGWLHRITTNLFLDMVRHRNKIRMEALPEDYERVPGTEMTPEQAYNVANLDPALQDALDTLGPDFRVAVVLCDVIGMTYDEIADTLGVKMGTVRSRIHRGRSQLRASIEAAARESEDAKLLLPTR